Proteins found in one Elephas maximus indicus isolate mEleMax1 chromosome 11, mEleMax1 primary haplotype, whole genome shotgun sequence genomic segment:
- the LOC126085248 gene encoding zinc finger protein OZF-like, whose amino-acid sequence METPSGGRCSEGFEIVRSARLPSSSIKPDSVAMEEKAPVLITHAGSFEQAREPAELQAACVSGKTCRCSVCGKGFKQRSALTVHERTHTGEKPYLCGACGKVFRCRSNLIEHQRIHTGVKPYECSECGKVFIQNSTLTLHQRTHTGEKPYKCRECGKAFRGNSDLRKHQRIHTGEKPYQCQECGKAFRWSSPLIRHQRMHSGEKPYRCIECGKAFGQSSTLIEHHKIHTGEKPYECLDCGKAFKGSSDLSQHQRIHTGERPYACGECGRTFMWKTALVTHQRTHSGERPYACGRCGKAFVQSSQLSQHQRIHTGEKPYECPACGKAFSVSAYLVEHQRIHTGEKPYACLECGKAFIQRSHLAQHQRIHTGEKPYTCGECGKAFRYSSYLLQHRKLHSRE is encoded by the coding sequence ATGGAAACCCCTAGTGGGGGAAGATGCTCTGAGGGCTTTGAAATTGTGAGAAGTGCTAGGCTGCCTTCCAGCTCCATCAAACCAGACAGTGTTGCCATGGAAGAGAAAGCTCCTGTGTTAATCACACATGCAGGAAGCTTTGAGCAGGCTCGGGAGCCAGCCGAGTTGCAAGCAGCCTGTGTGAGCGGGAAAACCTGCAGATGTAGTGTGTGTGGGAAGGGCTTCAAGCAGCGCTCGGCCCTCACGGTGCACGAGAGGACTCACACCGGGGAGAAGCCGTATCTGTGCGGCGCATGTGGGAAAGTCTTCCGGTGCCGGTCCAACCTTATCGAGCACCAGAGGATCCACACTGGTGTGAAACCCTACGAATGCAGCGAGTGCGGGAAGGTCTTCATTCAGAACTCCACCCTCACACTGCACCAGAGGACGCACACCGGGGAGAAGCCTTACAAATGCAGGGAGTGTGGCAAGGCCTTCCGAGGGAACTCGGACCTTCGGAAACACCAGCGCATTCACACTGGGGAGAAGCCCTACCAGTGTCAGGAGTGCGGGAAAGCCTTCCGGTGGAGCTCGCCCCTGATCCGCCACCAGAGGATGCACAGCGGTGAGAAGCCGTACCGGTGCATCGAGTGCGGCAAGGCCTTTGGACAGAGCTCCACCCTCATTGAGCACCACAAGATCCACACGGGCGAGAAGCCCTACGAGTGCTTGGACTGCGGCAAGGCCTTCAAGGGCAGCTCGGACCTCAGCCAGCACCAGCGGATCCACACGGGCGAGAGGCCCTACGCGTGTGGCGAGTGTGGGCGCACCTTCATGTGGAAGACTGCGCTCGTCACCCACCAGAGGACGCACAGTGGGGAGAGGCCCTACGCGTGCGGCCGGTGCGGCAAAGCCTTTGTTCAGAGCTCGCAGCTCAGCCAGCACCAGCGGATCCACACGGGCGAGAAGCCCTATGAGTGCCCGGCGTGCGGGAAGGCCTTCAGTGTGAGCGCCTACCTCGTGGAGCATCAGCGGATCCACACGGGCGAGAAGCCCTACGCCTGCCTGGAATGCGGCAAGGCCTTCATTCAGCGCTCGCACCTTGCCCAGCACCAGCGGATCCACACGGGCGAGAAGCCCTACACCTGTGGCGAGTGCGGCAAGGCCTTTCGATACAGCTCCTACCTCCTCCAGCACCGGAAGCTCCACTCCAGGGAATAG